The DNA region AAAACATCATAAAAATGTCAGAAACTTCTAACGAACAAGCTGACCAGATGAATAGAATAGGGCAGGAATTATTCGTACAGTTTGATAGGTTTAAAGATGAGATATTAAAAACTAATGAGATGCAAAGAAGAAGCTTTAATATAATGAGAGAGCAATTAGATAAAGAGCATAATAATATGGTTAATTCTTTTGCTACTTTTTCTAATATGATTTCTGATATAATATCAAGAGTAGATAATAGCTATGATTATATATTTGAAGTGATGATGATACTTCCGCAAGAAGATATTATTAGGCAGCAAACAGAACATATAATAGAATCTATAAAACATATTGTAGAAGAGAATAGAAAGTTTATAGATGCTTATGGGAAGGAAGTAGTTGCTATAAATAATGCTGCAGAATTAGAAAATAATGAGTCTTTGGAGCATAAATTATTAGATTTGCTTACTTTTGATGATGTTGTTTTGAGTTTAATAATAGAAAATTTTAAATCCATACATAAAGAGATATTAGATAACAATGCTCGTATAAATGATAGTTTAAAAGGATTAAAAGAGAGCTTGCTTGATATATCATCAGATAGAAACACTATAGTTGAATATATGATAGGTGCTCAATCAGGCAAATCAGAGTTTCCTTTTAGTGTATCAGATTCTATATTTAATGAATATTTGGGTTTTATTAAACTTTATTTAGACAATTTCAAATTATTCTTAAGCAATAAACATAGAATATCAGATAATAATGCCGGTATAATAGATTCAATAGAAGAGCTTGAAAATATGTTCTTAGAGACAAAAAACATTGCTAAGGCATTTAACTCTATTAACTTCTTAGCTAAAATAGAATTAGAGAAAAATAGTGATATATTTAGCGATTCTCAAACATTTTCTATGGTTAGCGTTGAATCTATAGCTACAAATATTACGGATACTGTTGATGTTTGTTTGGAGAAATTTGAAAATATCAAAACTACAATATTTAGTGCTATTAATAAGTTTAAATTTAATATTAATCAGCAGTCTATAGAAAACTCATTTATAGAATCTATGATGGATAATATTTATAAACGTTTGGAAGAGTCTAAAACTATTATAGAAGATAATATTAAAGGTTTGGACACGCATGCTAAAGAGTTGTTTAATTTAATAGAAAAAACTCTAATAGACTTAAGCTCTTTAACTACTCTCTTAACAAAGATTAATGAGATAATGGAAGTATTTAATAGAATGCGTGACATTATAAGAAATAAGAAAAATGAATATTACAAGACTTTAAACATAGATAATTGGAAAATAGAAAGTGATAAATATATGGAAATAGTAAATTATTATACTATAAAGAAAGAAAGAACTATAGCGAACAGTATTTTATCTGGAGAAGAGGCATTAAATGTCGATATTAACATAGAAGAAGGTTCGGATAGTGGCGATTTTACATTATTTTAGGAGGTATTTATGTCTGTTATAGAAATAGACGAAAATCTTAATATAAGAACTATGAGCAAATATTTTAAGAATGTTATAAAGGCAGCTAACTACAATGAAGATACAACTATAAAATTTCCAGAAGGTAGTCATTTAGATTTAGCTGGCTTGCAAATACTTTATTCTATAAAAAAAGAACTTGATAAAAATCAAAAAAAACTTATAGTAGAAGGGTTAGATAATTCTTTTATAGAATATTTTAATATTGGAACCAAATAATTAATATATAAATTTAATGAAAAAATAAGAGGTTAAATGTATGGCTAAAACAATACTAATAGTAGACGATTCAAATACTGCTAGAGCATCTGTTGAGTATACTTTGAAGAAGGGGAGTTATGATGTAATTTCTGCTGATGACGGTACTACTGGATTAGAAGCTGTAAATAAGGCTGCAAATATTGATATGATTATTACAGATTTGAATATGCCTAAGATGGATGGTATAGAGTTTATTAAGAATGTTAGAAAATTTGATAAGTATAAATATACTCCTATACTTATGCTTACAACAGAATCTCAAGATGATAAGAAGATGGAAGGTAAGGCAGCAGGAGCTAGCGGTTGGTTAGTAAAACCTTTCAACCCTACACAGCTTTTAGATGTTGTTAAACGTTTTTTAAATTAATGTTTAATTTTTGTGTAGTAGTATATAATAAATCAGAGGTTATATATGTTTGATAGTGATGAATTTATTTCGATATTTTTGAGTGAGGCTAATGAAATAGTTGAAGGACTTGAAAATGATTTAGTTTTGCTCGAAGATAATAAAAGTGATGAAGACCTTTTAAATAAAATATTTAGAAGTGCCCATACTTTAAAATCTTCTGCTGGTACTGTTGGTTTCACTACAATGAGTGAGTTAAACCACGTTGCAGAAAACTTATTGGAGAAGGTAAGAAGCGGTAAATTAGATGTTACACCGCAGATGATTACTGTTCTATTAGAGTTTTTGGACACTGTAAAACTTATGCTTCAAAATATAGTAGATGGTGTTGGCGAAGCAGACGGCGTTACAAATATAGAAAGCTTAAAAGCTAAAATAAAAGCTATAGCTGAAGGAAATGATATAAATACTGTATCTGTAGAGAAAAAAGAAGAAGCACCTAAAACAGAGGAAAAACCTAAAGAAGAGAGTAAAGCATCTTCTTCAAATAATATGTTTCATATTGAAATGATATTTAAACCTAGTATTTTTGACAATGGTATAGACCCTCTTATGTTTTTAAATGACCTTAAGGCTATAGGTACTGTTAGTAATTTAAAAATAGATATTAGTAATGTTCCTGCTATATCTGACTTAGAAGATCCTTATGCTTGTTACACTCAATTTTCATTGGATATTGAAACTGCTTCTACTATAGAGCAAGTTCAAAATATATTCTTATTTGTTATAGATGATAATGATATTAATATTACTGAGAAAGTAGAAGAAAAAGTTGAAGAAACTAAGGCTGCTGAAGAAAAAGTTGAAGAAAAGGCAGAAGAGAAAGCCGAAGAAAAACATGAAGAAGATAAGAAAGAAGAAGCTCATGATGATAAGGCTAAAGAAAATAAGGCAGCTCCTGCTTCTAAACCTACAGGAACTAAGGTTCAGGCTCCTTCTACTGTAAGGGTTGATATAAGAAAATTAGACAGCTTGATGAACTTGATTGGAGAGCTTGTTATAGCACAATCAAGAATAATGCAGCTAACACAAAATTTAGATATAGATAATGGCTTAAAAGAGGCAGTTAGTTCTATGGACAGAACCTCAAGACAAATACAGGAAGAGGTTATGAACATAAGAATGATGCCTATAGGACCTATATTTACACAATTCCATAGATATGTAAGAGACCTTAATTTGGAATTAAACAAAGAAGTAAAATTAGTTCTTAAAGGTGAAACTACAGAGATAGATAAAAATATGTTGGAGCAATTATCTGACCCTCTTAAACATATTATTAGAAACTCTATGGACCATGGTATAGAAAAAACTAAAGAAGAGAGAATTGCAAGAGGAAAACCTGAGTTTGGTACTATTACAATGTCAGCAGCTCACCAAGAGGGACATGTTGTTATAGAGGTGTCTGATGATGGTAATGGATTAAACAAAGAGAAAATATTTAACAAAGCTGTAGAAAAAGGTTTGTTATCAAAAGACGGCAATTACTCTGATGCTGAAATATATAGAACAATATTTAGCCCAGGTTTATCAACAGCAGAAAAAGTTACTGACATATCTGGAAGGGGTGTTGGTATGGACGTTGTTAGGGCTAATGTTGAAAAGATGAAAGGAAAGATTGAGATAAAGAGTGCCGAAGGAGTTGGAAGCACATTTATTATTAAACTTCCTTTAACTTTAGCTATTATAGAAGGTATTACTTTTGCTATAGGTGAACAGATTTATGTAATGCCTTTAATATCTATCATAGAGCAGATAAAAATTAAAAGCGACCAGGTTAAACCTTTTGAAGGCAAGGGAGAGATGATAAAAATCAGAGATGAATATTTACCTCTCATAAGACTTCACAAGGTATTTGAGATAGATACTCAAGTTAATGAGATAGATGATGGTATAGTTGTAGTTGTTGAGGCAGGATATAGAAAATGTGCTATATTTGTAGATGAGTTACTTGATCAGCAGCAGGTTGTTATTAAGTCTTTGGACTCTGCTTTCAGCAAACATGCAGGAATTGCTGGGGGTACTATACTTGGAGATGGTAGAATAGCTCTTATTATAGATATACAGGGACTTGTTAATATATCTTTACAGAATAAAGTTAATAATGGCGTTAAATAATAAAGGATTTTAATATGTTGGATAATCAAAAAATTAATGCTAGTGAAATAGCACAGATTGGCGGTGTGGGTATAGGTGCTGAAGAAAATGCTTCCACAGAGCCAAGTCAGCAATTTCTTGTTTTTAAGATAGACAACGAAGAATATGCTCTTGATGTGCTAAGTATAGAGGGTATAGTTGGTGTTACTACTATTACTCCTGTGCCTGGAAGTCCTAAATATATGAGAGGGCTTATTAATTTAAGAGGTAATATTTTACATATAGTTGATATAAGAATGCGTTTTGGACTTGAAAGAAGAGATGACCGTTCTATAGAAAATGATGTTATTATAGTAATATCTACCTCTAATAGAAGATTTGGCATACTTGCAGATATGGTTTCTGATGTTATTACTGTTTATGAAAGTCAGATGACTGCTACTCCTATTGCTAATGTTAGCGGATTACAGATATCTAATGTTATTAGACTTGAAAATAAGATTATTATGGTTCTTCCTATAGAGGATATAGTAAAATCCAATGATGCTATAAGTAAGGCTATAGTTTGAGGTTTTTTATATGAGTGAATTAAATCTTGCACCTTTAACAGACAGTGAGTTTAATGAGTTAGTTAGAATTATTTATGATAAAACTCGTATACAAATGTCTGAACATAAAAGAGCTTTAGTTACTTCTAGAATAAGTAAAAGAATTAGAGCTTTAAATATGTCTTCTTTTAAAGAGTATATAGACTATTTAAAAGGTGCTCCTGATGAAGAGGTTACTAATTTCATCAATGCTGTTACTACAAATAAAACTGACTTCTTTAGAGAAAATAAACATTTTGAATATATGAAAACTACTTTTCTTCCAAATTGGGAAAAAAGCTACAAAGAAGGAAAAGTTAATAATTTAAGAATATGGTCTGCTGCTTGTTCTACAGGTGAGGAGCCTTATACTATTGCTATGACTCTTCATGATTATTTTGGAGAGAGATTTAATCATTATGATATAAAAATTTTAGCAAGCGATATAGATACTAATGTGCTTAGCCATGCATGTGCTGGAATATATAAAGAGGAGACTGTAGAAACTATTCAAACTAATACTTTAAAAAAATATTTTCTTAAAGGTACTGGAAATAATGCTGGCCTTTATAAAGTGAAAAATATTTTGCAAAAATGTATATCTTTTAGACAGCTTAATTTTAAAGATGAAGATTTTGATATACATACTAAATTTGATTTAATATTTTGTAGAAATGTAATAATTTATTTTGATAAAGAGTTCCAAAAGGAATTATTTAATAAATTTTATAGATATATGAAAGAAGATAGTTATGTATTTATAGGGCATTCTGAAACATTGTTTGGTATTTCAGATTTATTTAAATATATTTCTAGCAATATCTATAAAAAGATTTAATTGCGGGGTTTGATATATGTTAGATTTTCCATCAGCTGCCAACAGCAATTTTAAAAGAATAACAATATATATAGGCGGTTATTATGCCTCTAGACAGCCTGCGGTAATAAAAACAGTTTTGGGAAGTTGTATTTCGGTTTGTTTGTTTGAGAATAATTTGAAATTTGGCGGCATGAATCACTTTATGCTCCCTGAAATGAAAGAATGGGAGAATCCTGAAGATGATTATAATTATACTAGATATGGTCTTTATGCTATGGAGGTGTTAATAAACGAAATAATTAAACTTGGAGGAAAAAAGGCTAATCTTACTGCTAAAATATTTGGAGGCGGACACGTTTTGACTGGAATGACTAGTAATGTGCTTCAAGTACCAGATAAAAATATTAGATTCGCTAGAAAATTTTTAGCTGATGAAAATATCCCTATTATTAGTGAAGATGTTGGAGGCTCTTGGCCTAGAAAGGTGTTTTTTTTCAACACTGAAAATAGAGTACTTATGAAAAAGATTGAAGGTAAAACTAAAGAGTTCTCTGCTGAACAAGAAATTAAGTATTCTAAAAACTTACAACAAAAAATTGAAGAGAAATCTGATATTACATTATTTTAATATAAGGAAAATGTTATATGGCTAATAAAATTAAAGTTTTATCCATTGATGATAGTGCATTGATAAGACAATTGCTTACAAAAATTGTTAATTCTGACCCTGATTTGGAAATGGTTGCCACTGCTGCTAACCCTATACTTGCAGAGGCTAAATTAAAAACTATAAAACCTGATATTATTACTTTAGATATAGAAATGCCTGAAATGGACGGTATTACTTATCTTAAAAAACTTATGATTAATAATCCTATTCCTGTAATAATGTTTAGTTCTTTGCTTGATAAACATAGAGAATTAGCATTAGATGCTTTAAATATTGGTGCTTTTGATTATGTTATTAAGCCTTCTGCTAATGTAAGAGGCGGTGTTGAGGAACTAGCTACAGATTTAGTTGAAAAGATAAAAAACGCTTATAACAACAGAGCTAAGTTTTATAAAAAGCATGGTGTTGCTATGCCTACAGAAACTACTACTAATATTACTCATAATAGAGTTGTGGTAGAAGCTCCTAAAACTTCAGGATTTAAAGTTTATCCAAAAAATAATGCTGATATTATACTTCCGCTTGTACCTTCTAGAGAAGTTGCTATGGATAAAATTATACTTATAGGCTCTTCTACAGGCGGTACTGAGGCTTTGATAGAATGTTTAAAAAATGTTACACCTTCTGCTCCTCCTATAGTAATAGCTCAGCACATGCCTGAACATTTTACTACTTCTTTTGCTAGGAGATTGAATACTGTATTAAAAATAGAAGTTTTTGAATCTGAAGATGGTATGAGTATAGGACGCGGTCAGGCAGTACTTGCAAGAGGCGGAAAGCATACTATGATAAAAGTTAAAAATGGAAAGTATTATATTGAAGTTGTAGATGGTGAGCCTGTTACTAGACATAAACCTTCTGTAGATGTACTTTTTAGAAGCGGTGCTGTATATGCTAAAAATAAAGCTATAGGTATCATACTTACTGGAATGGGTGATGATGGTGCTAATGGTATGAAAGAAATGAAAGATGCCGGTGCTTATAACATTGCTCAAAACGAAGAGACTTGTACTGTTTTTGGTATGCCAAGAGAGGCTATTGCTAGAGGCGGTGTAGATGAGATACTTCCGCTTGATAGAATATTAGCCGCTGCTCTTAAAAAAGCATAAAAATTATATGAATAACGACATATATGATTATATAAATAAATGGGTGGGTAATACTACCATTTATCCA from Brachyspira pilosicoli P43/6/78 includes:
- a CDS encoding methyl-accepting chemotaxis protein, whose protein sequence is MLDSTTVYGNVNENILDYSAILEVTVKDIQNFLTEFGRVYSFIGEKFPLIEQEMKNENEKSISLLSYFTEKDTKKNFSSDFQENQEDFFKSFDRMQSLINQDDVLSNSIIEDVNIISNVMDSIEEIRKLADQIKVYSLNAIIIASKYGSGGKAFGEISKNIIKMSETSNEQADQMNRIGQELFVQFDRFKDEILKTNEMQRRSFNIMREQLDKEHNNMVNSFATFSNMISDIISRVDNSYDYIFEVMMILPQEDIIRQQTEHIIESIKHIVEENRKFIDAYGKEVVAINNAAELENNESLEHKLLDLLTFDDVVLSLIIENFKSIHKEILDNNARINDSLKGLKESLLDISSDRNTIVEYMIGAQSGKSEFPFSVSDSIFNEYLGFIKLYLDNFKLFLSNKHRISDNNAGIIDSIEELENMFLETKNIAKAFNSINFLAKIELEKNSDIFSDSQTFSMVSVESIATNITDTVDVCLEKFENIKTTIFSAINKFKFNINQQSIENSFIESMMDNIYKRLEESKTIIEDNIKGLDTHAKELFNLIEKTLIDLSSLTTLLTKINEIMEVFNRMRDIIRNKKNEYYKTLNIDNWKIESDKYMEIVNYYTIKKERTIANSILSGEEALNVDINIEEGSDSGDFTLF
- a CDS encoding response regulator; protein product: MAKTILIVDDSNTARASVEYTLKKGSYDVISADDGTTGLEAVNKAANIDMIITDLNMPKMDGIEFIKNVRKFDKYKYTPILMLTTESQDDKKMEGKAAGASGWLVKPFNPTQLLDVVKRFLN
- a CDS encoding chemotaxis protein CheA; this translates as MFDSDEFISIFLSEANEIVEGLENDLVLLEDNKSDEDLLNKIFRSAHTLKSSAGTVGFTTMSELNHVAENLLEKVRSGKLDVTPQMITVLLEFLDTVKLMLQNIVDGVGEADGVTNIESLKAKIKAIAEGNDINTVSVEKKEEAPKTEEKPKEESKASSSNNMFHIEMIFKPSIFDNGIDPLMFLNDLKAIGTVSNLKIDISNVPAISDLEDPYACYTQFSLDIETASTIEQVQNIFLFVIDDNDINITEKVEEKVEETKAAEEKVEEKAEEKAEEKHEEDKKEEAHDDKAKENKAAPASKPTGTKVQAPSTVRVDIRKLDSLMNLIGELVIAQSRIMQLTQNLDIDNGLKEAVSSMDRTSRQIQEEVMNIRMMPIGPIFTQFHRYVRDLNLELNKEVKLVLKGETTEIDKNMLEQLSDPLKHIIRNSMDHGIEKTKEERIARGKPEFGTITMSAAHQEGHVVIEVSDDGNGLNKEKIFNKAVEKGLLSKDGNYSDAEIYRTIFSPGLSTAEKVTDISGRGVGMDVVRANVEKMKGKIEIKSAEGVGSTFIIKLPLTLAIIEGITFAIGEQIYVMPLISIIEQIKIKSDQVKPFEGKGEMIKIRDEYLPLIRLHKVFEIDTQVNEIDDGIVVVVEAGYRKCAIFVDELLDQQQVVIKSLDSAFSKHAGIAGGTILGDGRIALIIDIQGLVNISLQNKVNNGVK
- a CDS encoding chemotaxis protein CheW, translated to MLDNQKINASEIAQIGGVGIGAEENASTEPSQQFLVFKIDNEEYALDVLSIEGIVGVTTITPVPGSPKYMRGLINLRGNILHIVDIRMRFGLERRDDRSIENDVIIVISTSNRRFGILADMVSDVITVYESQMTATPIANVSGLQISNVIRLENKIIMVLPIEDIVKSNDAISKAIV
- a CDS encoding CheR family methyltransferase, whose translation is MSELNLAPLTDSEFNELVRIIYDKTRIQMSEHKRALVTSRISKRIRALNMSSFKEYIDYLKGAPDEEVTNFINAVTTNKTDFFRENKHFEYMKTTFLPNWEKSYKEGKVNNLRIWSAACSTGEEPYTIAMTLHDYFGERFNHYDIKILASDIDTNVLSHACAGIYKEETVETIQTNTLKKYFLKGTGNNAGLYKVKNILQKCISFRQLNFKDEDFDIHTKFDLIFCRNVIIYFDKEFQKELFNKFYRYMKEDSYVFIGHSETLFGISDLFKYISSNIYKKI
- a CDS encoding chemotaxis protein CheD yields the protein MLDFPSAANSNFKRITIYIGGYYASRQPAVIKTVLGSCISVCLFENNLKFGGMNHFMLPEMKEWENPEDDYNYTRYGLYAMEVLINEIIKLGGKKANLTAKIFGGGHVLTGMTSNVLQVPDKNIRFARKFLADENIPIISEDVGGSWPRKVFFFNTENRVLMKKIEGKTKEFSAEQEIKYSKNLQQKIEEKSDITLF
- a CDS encoding protein-glutamate methylesterase/protein-glutamine glutaminase yields the protein MANKIKVLSIDDSALIRQLLTKIVNSDPDLEMVATAANPILAEAKLKTIKPDIITLDIEMPEMDGITYLKKLMINNPIPVIMFSSLLDKHRELALDALNIGAFDYVIKPSANVRGGVEELATDLVEKIKNAYNNRAKFYKKHGVAMPTETTTNITHNRVVVEAPKTSGFKVYPKNNADIILPLVPSREVAMDKIILIGSSTGGTEALIECLKNVTPSAPPIVIAQHMPEHFTTSFARRLNTVLKIEVFESEDGMSIGRGQAVLARGGKHTMIKVKNGKYYIEVVDGEPVTRHKPSVDVLFRSGAVYAKNKAIGIILTGMGDDGANGMKEMKDAGAYNIAQNEETCTVFGMPREAIARGGVDEILPLDRILAAALKKA